The Aeromonas jandaei genomic interval AGTTCGGCCAGCTTTGCCTTCACTTCCTTGATAAGGGTATCTGAGAACTTGATCGTGGTCGGGTGAGCTCGCGCAGCTCTCGCCAATGCTTGGTTCCGGTATTCACCCCCCTCAGATTTCTCGAACTTGGCGATCATGGCCAGAATATTCATCTTCAAGTCGCCAGTTGCAAACAATGTGGCCATGTTGCGGAAGCTACTAAAGAACACCTTGGGGTCAGTCTTTTCGAGATCGCCAATAAAGCCGTCATCCCCCATCTTCCCCACAAACATGGGGATAGCCTTGATCTGCTCTGCCGTCATTTTGCCATAAGTCATATCTTCGGCGGGGCTGCCATCAACGTTCTTACCTGGCTCGCGCTTCGACTTGTAGATGAGCACAGGCACACGATAGGTTGTGGCTGATGTTGTATCGGTTTTTGGTTTGAGGGCAGGAGGAATGGTTTCTGCCTTCGGGCGCTCTTTCTCTGCCGAACCGAACCACATTGTCGGCTTGGCTTGGGCATATGCCGACTTGATGGTCTGCTCAAACCTTGGTGTCCCCCTCACCGAGATTTGGTCTCCCTGGATAGAGCAGCAAGCAAACACATCAGATTGCATCCCCAATACGACCTTTGACCCGTCATCAAGGCTTCCAGCCACTGGGCCTAGAATGCGCTTGAACTCGTCCTTGGTAAGTTGGTTGATGTCTCTGAGGTCGGGTTTCTGCATGTATGGAGAGCTCGATGAAGAGTAGTGAGAGGATCACTTTATCATCAATGCGCCAATCGAGACCATGTAGGCATTTTCTGAAAACGGCAGTTTGTGACGCTTTCTATCGATGGACGCGGGGGATTAATAGCTAATAGACAAATGCTAAGGATGGCAATGATGCTAATTGCCATCACTGTGAATAATTATAGGGAAATTTAGTTTTATCTGGGTAAAGAGATAATTACTTGGCAAATATATCTATGGCAGCAAGTCGCGAATGTCACACCCCAGTACCCTAGCAAGACGATAAGCCTTCTCTAGGGTGACATTGACCTGACCACGCTCAATCCGTCCTACATAGCTTCGATCAATCTCTGCCACATGTGCGAGTGCATCTTGCGATACGCCCAATTGAAGCCGTCTATCACGTACAGCATCACCAAACTTTTTTGCTAAATCTTGCATGTCTCGCCTCTCTCTGGCGAGCACTATCTCTGGTTGTCTGGCTAACGACCACGGACTATAATCCGCAATTGAATGAAAATTTTTTACTTCAGATTCTCGTGAGAGAAAAAGGATAACTTATGGATACCCAGACTGTGTGGTTACCAACCGCACTCTATACCGCACTCATTCGATTGCAGATGGATGATTTCACTACAACGGAGTGCTTGAACGCAGTCTTTGGTGAATCAGAGTACAATCAGGCCCATAAGAGGCGATATGGCCTCGTTTATCGTAATCTGATGAGGTTGGTTGACGCGGGTTTCCTGGAGCGGAGAAATGTTGATGATGTCCGATCGTATCCAAGTTTCGTTAAAACCCCTCTATTTCAGGATGTGAACTTTCAAGAGGAATTGAGTGACCAAGAGACTCAGAAGGTTAAGAAGATTAAGAGGATTCAGGAACACAAAGGGGGGGCGAATGACGCTCTCTTAGATGAGTTAAAAACGAAGGCAAATATCTACCGCATCGAAATTCAGGAGTGCCAGGCAGCAATTGCTGAATACAATAAGCTGCAAGCAGACTACCCTGCTCTGGATATAGCTATTGAGCATGCTCTCAGTGATAGATGTAAGGAATATAGTGACTTACGTGGCAGGTTAGCTGCCGTGGAGGAGGTGATGAGGGCTTTGGGGAGCACCGAGTTAGCACGCTAATGTTACCTCTCCTACATCTAAATTGATTTCAACTGTCGAGATAACCCTGCTGGCTGAAAGCAGCTCAGCTCCCTTGCCTGTTTTTTTGCACAAGCAAGCTTCTTTATTGCGAGGCTTGTTTGTTGCTCAAGCAAGCTTGCTTCAGTATGCTAATTTCTTTCAAAAAATGGGCTTAAACTATCCAGTGAGTGAACAAGGTCTTCAAGAGCCTGTTTATCATCTATTTGTTTCTGACGTAACAGTTTTACTGTTGTTAGCATTTTTTGGACTCTTATTCTCAATGGGGTTGCCTCATTCTCTAAACCGAGAGTGTCACTACTATCTTCTCTATTATACTCTGTAGCTAAGTGGATATAGTGAGAAAGCGTTTGGTTGGATGCATGTAGCGTAACTTTTCTGCACGCAGTGCTAGCCACGCTCAAAATGTTGGAAAAACTCCCCGATGCAGTTAACTTTTTTATTTCCCTTGCAATTAGCAGCGTAATAAATCTGTGACGAAAGGAGTGATTTGTTAGATGGCTTAGCTGGTGTCTGTACTTACTCGTGTTTATTACTTTTTTCGTATAGTTTTTTAAGTATGTAGCTGTTAGTGCTTTTCCTGTCCTTGAGTCAACGAAAATAGCATCATGGTCAAGAGACTTGAAAGTAGCCTCTATTAACTGAACGTGCCAGAGTAGAATTTGTAAGTCCTCACTCGTGGTTTGTACCTGTCGAAATTTACCGCTATATTTTCCCTTGCTGACAGGAATGTTTCTGATGACTATTTTTTGATTGGGGGTAAATAATGACTTGGCGGCATCTTTTATCATGGAACGCTTTATTTGATGAACTTCACTAATCCTGGAGCCTGTGATATTTAATGCCGTAGTTAAGGCTTGCCATCTAGAAGTAAGAAATTCGGATAATTGAGGATGGTAGTTTGAGGTTTCGATGGCTTCATACCACATTAATAATTCATGGTCTCGTACATATTCCATATCATATGAAATATGAATCAATCCACTAAATGAGTCATGATGGTTATACTTTGTTTCGAAGGTTCCTTTCTTGTACGTTTTGATAGAGTAATGAACTTTAAACTGCTTTTCAGGATCTTTTTGATTCGTAGATAAATTCCAATCAGCATTCCGGTTGGTTAGGAATATTATATAGTTTAAAGCTGTTTTTCCATGGGATAAGAGCGTGTCATCATTTATATCTCTTTCCTTTAGATGGGAAATAAAACTATACAAAGTGCTATCATTGATATTATTTAGCTCTATATCTAGTTCTTCAAGAAAGGAACAAAAGAGGTTTAGACTATAAGCCTTCTTGATAACGGTGGATGCTGATAACTTGACATTATAAGAGCGCGCACCGCCACCTATCTCTGTTAAATATGCATTTGCGGCCCAGTCAAACGATCCTCCTTTTTTCAGAATCATGGGGAGTGGCAATTCACGACTACCTCCAATTTTCCTGCTTGTTGTGAGAAATCTGAGATTAGTGTTTTTAGCTATAACTACCTTTGACATTATTTTACCTCCCATGCTCTATTTTTCCCGAGGATATTTGCCTGTTCGATAATCAACCGTCTATAGACATCATCAATTTGCTTGTCCTCTCTCCACTCATCTAAAAGTTGCATATATGCTCTGTACACCTCAGCAAGGGCAACACGTAACTCTTCATTTTCTTCTTTAATCTGGTTAACTTCTTCCCAAGTTAGCCCTGATTTTATATTTTCATTACCTAAAGTGGGCGTATTTGAGAGCAGCCTTTTATTTGCTTTGGCAATAGAGTCAATTAGTGTCGCTAGTTCTTTGGCGTTATGCTCCTTATGAGCAGTGTTCCATGAATACTTAATGATACCAAGTTCTGCATCCTCCCACTGATGAACAGATGTCTCTGATATTGTCTCTGTTTTAATTTCTAATGATTTTGGAATGTCGTCATAATTATTTATCTGACTTAAAAGCATAGATTTAGTCAGCATAGCCTGGGTTATAATATTCTTTTTGTCGATGACGCTTTGTGATGTCTCACCTTTTTTAAACTTAGCCATCCGTTTCACCATCATTATTTTTAAAATAAAAGAACACTTCATTGTTATCAATCTTATAGAAGCGAACTACTTGACCTGTTCTATTTTTGTGTTCTGTGATTAGGTCATGAACCAAGCCCTCTAGCACAGTATAAATAGTAGATGACTTTCTGGCTCGATTAACAATGTCTTGAATAGTGTTATCGCCATGGATAATTTTGTTTAGAGTCGCACCGATCCTTGCTATTGTATTCTCAGCCTCTTCAATCCACTCATCATTGGGAGATATTTCTGCATAATAGAATGTTTGATCTAAGTTTGAATGCCCCATAAACCATGACAGTTCCTCAAGACCTTGGTCATCTGAAAAGTTGAAATATAAGACAGCAAAAAAGCGTCTAAATTGATGAGTTGTACAATACCATCTTTTCCCATCGATAAGTGGGGAGTTACACCAATCCTGGAATATATCTAAACAGGACTTTATGTAGTCAGAACTTAAAGGTGTTTTGAGATAATCACCTGCACCATCATCCAATCTACCTGATGATATAGCTCTGTAGCTGATTGAGTTGCTAAACAAATATAGATCATTTTCATCAGCAACCAAACCACGCCTATCTTCAATCAAGCATGCTAAAGAAGAAAATTGTAAGCCGTAATCATATATTAGGTCTGGAATCGGTCTGTGCAAATCCTCTAGCTCATATCGCTCAGAACTTTTGGGGATTTTTAATATGATATCGTACAGTTCATCTACAGGGGATTGAACAAAACAGTTTCTTTTCAATGTGCGTAATGAGGTTGTACGAGCTGCAACAAAACTACATATGGCAATCCACATCGCAGCTGTATATAGCCTTACTGCCAATCCCAAGGAAATTCCATATTCGGTTTTGTCAAAGGATAGTGTTTTTAGTTCATTTTTAGGACGTTCCCATGATGTTATTTTTAAATGTTTTAATTTTTCAGGAATCGGTGCGTTATTAAACGCAAGCGTTCTAATTTCAGGGTTAAAACGAGTATATGCGGTTGTATTTGCAAAGTTTAGACTTTTAATTACATCTATTTCAGCATCATAAATTCTTTCAATGAACTCGTACAGAGGTTTTCCATACTCTCTAAGAAATCCAAGTGCAGATGAAATTGTATGAAGTGCAATGTGAGCAGGAATTAATGCCGTCTTTTCTTTGGCTATTAAAATATCAAAAATTTCTCTACCACCCTTGAATAGGGTGATTGGGCTATGTTGAAATGGATATTTCTGAGCCGCTCTTGAATTGTATAATGCCTCGATTGATGATATGGCATTGCTGATGGTGCTTTCGCTTGCAAGTAGCATCTCATCCAATTCTAATGGTTTCTCACACGCATTTTTGTATTGCCTTTTATAAGTAGTTTCCTGATCTTTGTCTGCGCAAAAATCACCATGCTCATTTAAGTAGTTGACAACCTTATCTTTAAGGCTGAGCAATTCACGCTTAGTGAGAAACATGCATGACTTTATGTAGCTCCAATCGATCTCTTTGATGCTACTGTATTTTTCAGTAATTATTTCCAGAGCACTTTCGAAGACATTTGCTTCAATCCCATAGGCTAATAAATAACCCTTTAGATCATTGTATTTTATTTCACCCAAGGAGCGAATTAATGGATTTCCATCCATAATTCTCCGTTCATTCGTATGGTATATGAGATTTATAGCCGCTCTAAATATGGCTTCAGCAGTCCTGGAACTTGTTATTTTTCCATTTACATCTAAATATAAAATACTATGTTGGATATCGATTAGTAATGGTCGATTTGCTTTATCGCCAAGGCGCTCATTTGGTGCTGTTGCCATAGTTATAAAATTCAATCTATGACTTTTAATGTCATTATTATCATAAAACTCACGATTGATACCATTTGAGGCCAATAGCCATATGTGATCACTTGTGGACTCATTCAGCATCCAGCGTGGTCTGGGGTATGTTGATTCATCAGCCATAGCTTGAATTTTTTCTGGGTCTACCAATTCTTTTATTGGTGATATTTTTTTGTTCATTTACGAACTCTCTTGCTCTATGGATTTATGAGCATTTCGCAACATGATTTTTAAAGGTGTGTTAGAGGTGGACACCATATTTATAACATCTGAGCATAATTTATTTAGGTGCTCATCCTGTCCTTCTTTAGCATAAATAATCGCTAGCTTTAAATTTTTTTCTGAAATACAGAAATATATTGGTTGTTCAAATTCATTATTACTAGGTTTCGCTGTCAGGCTATTGAACAATTCCCCGCCCATTTCAGGGTTAGAGAATGCACTTGCAAGCTGAGCTTTGAATTTACTCTCGTTTAGGTGGGCTGATTCGAAGGGGGTTTCGTCATTAGCTATAGCCATAAACAATAAAATTCTTTGAAATGCACGAATCTTAACCCTGTAAATTAACTCTTTCAGATGCTTTGGTATATATCTACTTAAAGTTGTTTTAACTGTATTGCCAAAATATGTCGCTGTGCGCAGTGCATCACCATGTGACTGTAAGTAGATTAGTATTCCCTTAGATGTTCTTACTTTTTTTAATGTGGCATAATTAATTACCTCTATACCACTTTTATTAGCCACCTCGTTTCGAATATGCTTGAAGCCACGTTGAAAATCACTGTGGCTACATTTTGATATTCCTCTAATTGTTACACATAGCCATAGGCTGTGATCAAACTCAACATTCCGCGCATTTTCAGTCATTTTCATAGCCATTTTAAGGCAAATGGACGCGTCAATATCTTGAGCTTTAACTTTATCTATAGGCGTTAAATCACCAATTGCTTTTCTAGTTCGTGCATATCTAGCACGTGCTTTTATTGTCCTGACTCTAACACTACCGTCATCATCTACCTGAATAAACTCTAATCCATAATTAGTAGCAAATGCTTTCATAGAGTAGAGGGAATAAGGATTGATACCAAGTTCCTCTGTAATAATAATTTGCATAGCTGATGCAGTAATGAGAGTTAAACCAAGGTATTGCAAAGCCTCTTCTTGCAGAATAACCCTGTCTTTTCCATTGCCTTTTGTAAGTTGGCTTAACTTATCGTAATTTTTGGTGAAATATGCGACTGTGTTCTCTAACCTTATGGGGTTATGTTGACTGAATGCGCTATTTTTAGTTTGTGCAGATAGAATCATTACTTTGAAACTCTTTCGCATTGTTACTTATAGCAATTAAATTTGGCGCCTCACAAAATCTCTTGTATGAGTCATGAACTATTTTTTTTGCGTATGACAAGAGAGTCTGAATATTGCTTTTAATATCTTTCTCTAGTTGTTCTAGAAAAAACTTCGAATCAATAGCGTGTTCTAATAAATTTTCATCATATATATTGACCTTTGAAATTATTGGGTTGTCATCTCTGATTTTTTCGGTATTAGTATCCCTGCGTAAGTTATTTGGAAGTTCAATGGAATCAGGTAGTAAGCCTTGTTTAATTAATACGGAAATGCAATTCTTAACATTTTGAAACTTCGAGTATGCAGTGCTCCTTTGAAGATGGTTAAGAATATTTCCCCTAAATTTAATCAGTTCGCCCTTTATTACGTTTGGCTGCCGATACCACTGGCTACTTTGTGATGATATATATTTAAGGAAGGCCCCAATGGGCTCTCTGTGATTTTTTACGATCTTAAAGGTATTTACGTGCTCCTTGATTTTTTGTGCAATGTCAGGAGGACATGTCGAGGATAATATGTCATCGAATTCATCATTGGCACCTTGTTTTTTGGTTGCTTTGCTTAAAAATGATAACGGTATAACTTTACTTTTGCATACGTCATACTGAGCTTCATTCATCCTTTTAAAAATTGGAGTTATAACGGTTAAAATATTTTCTTCAAAATAATTATTGTCAACCAAGTATTGAAATAAATTTGAATATGTAAAAAGCAATAGATTGAAGACCCGTAAGGATTTTGTGTAGGTTGTAGTGTGCGCTGTAATATAACTAAGCGTTTCGGTTAGTTCTGATAAATCTCTTTCGTTTAATATGCTCTGTAAAGGGATTATATATCTAGCTAGGTTTATTGATAGCACTTGATGATGTGCGGAGCTACATGAATATAAGAATGAGGAAATTAGATTGTATATATCGTTATTGAGGTGGGGGCGTATTGTCTCTAGGTGAGTAGGCAGCCCAGGATAAATTTTTATTTCCGTGCTAGATGGTAATTTAATGTCAAAATTGAAACGTTCCAATTCATGGGCAGGTAGACACTGAGCCCTGTAATTTTGAAAAACATCTTCTGTTATCTTTTTCCCTATTGTCGATTCTAGCTCATTAAGAGACTGCCCTGAAAACGCTTCGTTTTCTTTCATGAAAAGAATGAATTTCTTCAGTGCAAGAATATTTTCATTAGCAACCCTAAAGTCATACTTATGGCTTGCAATAAAACAATACATTTCTATGAATTCATGAATGCAAATGGTGTTTTTTGAGTTCAACGCATCTCTATAACCTGCAACGGATACCAACATGACTTGTAGTAGCCTATTGGCATAGTTATATGATGCTGTCTTGTTGAACCTTTTAAGCCACAGAATCATTTCATCGCTAAGATGCATCCCCAAGTATGTGTAGATGGCCTCAATTCGCTTGCTCGACACGATAATCACAGACCTAGTTGAAAGTTTCACATAGAGAGCGTAGTCCATTTTTTGCTCTGCAAGCCTGAGTATGCAGATTTTTTTCTAAATGAAGTGAAAGGTATGAGGTGACACTTTGATGTGATCCCCCAGATCGTTGCCGTGGTAGAGGCACAG includes:
- a CDS encoding DUF3289 family protein, encoding MQKPDLRDINQLTKDEFKRILGPVAGSLDDGSKVVLGMQSDVFACCSIQGDQISVRGTPRFEQTIKSAYAQAKPTMWFGSAEKERPKAETIPPALKPKTDTTSATTYRVPVLIYKSKREPGKNVDGSPAEDMTYGKMTAEQIKAIPMFVGKMGDDGFIGDLEKTDPKVFFSSFRNMATLFATGDLKMNILAMIAKFEKSEGGEYRNQALARAARAHPTTIKFSDTLIKEVKAKLAELDGDVNKLVLSDLMQQYSKTSGFRLPIFNSAADKVQGLTIAVNDVWAGKAEITTYEKFGDFYKGTIKVTLYDHFGLDYPDIGPDPTTGRVKFYGLASGFRSWFVLQHYKRFAYKPFLTVIELSYPFQGELK
- a CDS encoding helix-turn-helix domain-containing protein, which translates into the protein MQDLAKKFGDAVRDRRLQLGVSQDALAHVAEIDRSYVGRIERGQVNVTLEKAYRLARVLGCDIRDLLP
- a CDS encoding tyrosine-type recombinase/integrase, with product MSKVVIAKNTNLRFLTTSRKIGGSRELPLPMILKKGGSFDWAANAYLTEIGGGARSYNVKLSASTVIKKAYSLNLFCSFLEELDIELNNINDSTLYSFISHLKERDINDDTLLSHGKTALNYIIFLTNRNADWNLSTNQKDPEKQFKVHYSIKTYKKGTFETKYNHHDSFSGLIHISYDMEYVRDHELLMWYEAIETSNYHPQLSEFLTSRWQALTTALNITGSRISEVHQIKRSMIKDAAKSLFTPNQKIVIRNIPVSKGKYSGKFRQVQTTSEDLQILLWHVQLIEATFKSLDHDAIFVDSRTGKALTATYLKNYTKKVINTSKYRHQLSHLTNHSFRHRFITLLIAREIKKLTASGSFSNILSVASTACRKVTLHASNQTLSHYIHLATEYNREDSSDTLGLENEATPLRIRVQKMLTTVKLLRQKQIDDKQALEDLVHSLDSLSPFFERN